One window of Thermocoleostomius sinensis A174 genomic DNA carries:
- a CDS encoding nSTAND1 domain-containing NTPase has translation MRDALVVGINTYQSLPNLKAPARDAEAIAQMLQSQGEFRVHRVPEVIQAGKTAVGQKTQVTLRELETALINLFKPKGNHCPQTALFYFSGHGLQREAGIQEGYLALSDSHPDKGFYGLSLFWLRRLLQESPVRQRIIMLDCCHSGELLNFLEADPGAQSGIDRLFMAASREYETAFESLDSPYSVFTQAILTGLEPRRVESGIVTNHSLTDYVNHALKGEIQQPLFESSGSEIVLTRQTGLPTATPTVIKSTDICPYRGLESFDEAHADFFFGREDLTETLITKLKADRFVAVVGASGIGKSSLVRAGMLTRLRREKTATGDDRWRIKFITPTRHPLKGLAATFIDAAASDLERAEQLRRAEEFLQDGGNGLAQLVRASLPIHSTSSELNVRERSRLLLVVDQFEEVFTLSQGSEAEQERQQFFNCLLGAAELAKDCLSLVIVLRTDFLPKCLLYEGLASQIEHHQLMVMPLKYEQIKATIVRPAQKAGLVCEPNLVYTMLLDISGAPGELPLLQYTLLELWQRRRVNSTGSIARLTLEAYQELGGVRGTLQKRATDVFYSLTEPEQAIAKRIFLALTQLGDGTEDTRRRVAKSELISPAYPTELVDRVLEKLVKAKLIVTNQDVDVVHEALIRNWSLLRTWLTEHRETLRRSRRVEQSAQEWDRAGQPPAGDYLLSGLRLEDAEDLLKNCENELSTLAQKFITVSREESRQARRESWQLQIAVPSVLLAALTIVFSQYYKSVESQAERVQQLQTATSRERAAIAQSILQETNSDPMSALLVSRLAAEQGRGNVEAQSSLRAALQALRLQLELSGHTGGVHQITFSPNQRYLATASADGTIRLWAIHPQTIYNTSLEPSRVLLWSTSGHRPDSHGYSDRGVEPCQNLNCTQTSEAAVDVVSVRFSPDSRLIAAIAKDSATVKIWSVESSIAPSVESIESNSELNSARLQLTAPSIVTQAIFSPNGQWIATAHEDRSISIWQVSTGQLVTRIPNAHITQTQTAIQFTTDGRYLLSSSSDRTLQLWQLLPQANHKLTVEKAATLTHPTTINHAVISPSGQWVAIADMKGEAHLWNIATGHQVKTLKPPDASPTSQLPVPITQLQFSPTESILAIADADYRLQLWNLNSGKLWHTLTPVHGSDTVTNSRIETALEAANKPEITPALQAPRDLLSFNPTGTILATAKPNTAKPSDSHSVYLWNTQTGERIGTLPGHNKPVEALQFSPDGTYIATASADGLVRLWAAETGGELPTIQLPDAAIEWATFLENAPASIQPVSTTPFSSPTALLPPKNQNLLDQKASHNDSILASHSAILSNREVGQFNQPLSPDKVVKAEKALVNLVTVSASGRLQRWQIVADPLVLSPPAQFANSIVATTTAPSQGFGQQVLALLTRPFHGFAITSHQTIGSIPAKISTTGAPPSTDPRQSSPPITTASMAHSMHTVTSIQIAPNAQQSLSSVTLSADGRLLATATPEGWIEIFQIEANQSTTLLHRIQNRRMFPDRNSRLDTVTLESIPTLQFTSFEPTSAPSLPAPTRSLAAPSPSLEPITLRHLSFSSDNRFLLGLADDFTVRLWDVQSGRSLHIWQGHQATVQQARFSPDGQWVASASWDQTVRIWHVSSGRLQKTIPHPDSVSSVSFSADSQQLVSASWDGIARVFDVRTGEQQLSLNGHQPALLDAAFSPDGTLIATASASGIAQLWSAQTGLIQAELMPNRSGAEAASISQVFFSPDSQYLATLTKDGKVHLWAATWEMLLKLARDRSLRQLSQDECNRYLKLTPEECPALVLGSR, from the coding sequence ATCGTGTGCCAGAAGTTATTCAAGCTGGCAAAACAGCGGTAGGTCAAAAAACGCAGGTGACACTGCGCGAATTAGAAACTGCCCTGATCAATTTGTTCAAACCAAAAGGCAATCACTGTCCACAGACGGCATTGTTTTACTTTTCGGGCCATGGGCTTCAGCGAGAAGCAGGTATCCAAGAAGGCTATCTAGCTTTGAGTGATTCTCACCCCGATAAGGGGTTCTATGGATTATCGCTATTTTGGCTGCGGCGGTTACTACAAGAAAGCCCTGTTCGACAACGCATTATTATGTTGGATTGTTGCCACAGCGGTGAATTGCTGAACTTTTTAGAAGCTGATCCGGGGGCACAGTCGGGCATCGATCGCCTGTTCATGGCAGCTTCTAGGGAGTACGAAACCGCATTTGAATCATTAGACAGTCCCTACAGTGTTTTCACGCAAGCCATTCTCACTGGCTTGGAACCGCGCCGGGTTGAATCGGGAATTGTCACCAATCACTCTTTGACTGACTATGTGAATCATGCCCTCAAGGGTGAAATTCAACAGCCATTATTTGAAAGTTCAGGAAGTGAGATTGTCTTGACTCGGCAGACGGGTTTACCTACAGCTACCCCAACCGTCATTAAATCTACAGACATTTGCCCTTATCGAGGCTTGGAATCGTTTGATGAAGCACATGCTGATTTTTTCTTTGGACGAGAAGATCTAACCGAAACCCTCATCACCAAACTCAAAGCCGATCGCTTTGTAGCCGTTGTTGGGGCATCAGGCATCGGTAAGTCTTCATTGGTGCGAGCCGGCATGCTAACGCGGCTGCGACGAGAGAAAACCGCGACAGGAGACGATCGTTGGCGCATCAAGTTCATCACTCCAACTCGACATCCGCTCAAAGGTTTGGCCGCCACCTTCATCGATGCCGCAGCTTCAGATTTAGAACGGGCTGAACAACTGCGCCGAGCCGAGGAATTCTTACAAGACGGTGGTAATGGGCTAGCGCAACTGGTACGGGCCAGTCTACCAATTCACTCTACGTCGTCTGAATTGAATGTACGAGAACGATCGCGCTTATTGCTGGTTGTTGACCAATTTGAAGAGGTGTTTACCCTATCTCAAGGCTCGGAGGCAGAACAGGAACGCCAACAATTTTTTAATTGCTTGCTAGGAGCGGCTGAGCTTGCCAAAGATTGCCTCAGCTTGGTGATTGTGCTGCGCACGGATTTTTTACCCAAATGTTTGCTCTATGAAGGATTAGCCAGCCAAATTGAACACCACCAACTCATGGTAATGCCGCTGAAATATGAGCAGATTAAAGCAACGATCGTACGTCCGGCTCAAAAGGCAGGACTGGTGTGTGAGCCAAACTTGGTATATACCATGCTGCTCGATATTTCGGGTGCACCCGGAGAACTGCCACTGTTGCAGTACACGCTATTGGAACTATGGCAACGCCGACGAGTTAATTCAACAGGCTCGATCGCTCGATTGACCTTAGAAGCGTATCAAGAACTAGGAGGCGTGCGCGGCACCCTACAAAAACGAGCCACTGATGTGTTTTACAGCTTAACAGAACCTGAACAAGCCATTGCCAAGCGCATCTTTCTGGCTTTAACTCAACTGGGAGATGGAACCGAAGACACACGCCGCCGAGTCGCAAAATCAGAACTCATCAGTCCAGCTTATCCGACTGAGTTAGTTGATCGAGTGTTGGAAAAGTTAGTGAAGGCTAAACTGATTGTCACTAATCAAGATGTAGATGTTGTTCACGAAGCGTTAATTCGTAATTGGTCACTCTTACGGACTTGGTTAACAGAACATCGAGAAACATTACGACGATCGCGCAGGGTTGAACAATCGGCCCAAGAATGGGATAGAGCCGGACAGCCACCCGCTGGCGATTATTTGCTTTCGGGGTTACGGTTGGAAGACGCCGAAGACCTATTAAAAAACTGTGAAAATGAACTGTCTACGCTGGCGCAAAAGTTTATTACCGTCAGCCGAGAAGAATCTCGACAGGCCAGACGAGAATCTTGGCAACTACAAATTGCGGTTCCTTCTGTGTTACTAGCCGCCCTAACAATTGTATTTAGCCAGTATTACAAGTCTGTGGAATCACAAGCTGAACGAGTACAACAGTTGCAAACGGCGACTTCACGCGAACGAGCCGCGATCGCTCAGTCCATTCTGCAAGAAACCAATAGCGATCCAATGTCTGCGTTGCTAGTGAGCCGCTTAGCGGCTGAACAAGGGAGAGGTAATGTAGAAGCGCAGTCCAGTTTGCGCGCCGCCTTGCAAGCCCTGCGATTACAACTAGAACTATCCGGACACACCGGGGGCGTTCATCAGATTACCTTTAGCCCGAATCAGCGCTATCTGGCAACCGCCAGCGCGGATGGCACGATTCGCCTTTGGGCTATTCACCCTCAAACAATTTACAACACCAGCCTGGAACCAAGCCGAGTTTTGTTGTGGTCTACTTCTGGACACAGACCTGACTCTCATGGTTATTCAGACAGAGGAGTAGAACCATGTCAAAACTTAAACTGCACTCAGACGAGCGAGGCAGCGGTAGACGTAGTATCGGTTCGTTTTAGTCCAGATAGTCGATTGATTGCGGCGATCGCCAAAGATTCAGCAACGGTTAAAATTTGGTCTGTTGAATCTTCGATAGCACCTTCTGTTGAGTCTATTGAGTCGAACTCTGAGTTAAACTCGGCTAGGTTACAGCTAACGGCCCCGTCTATTGTAACGCAAGCAATCTTTAGCCCAAATGGTCAATGGATTGCGACCGCTCATGAAGATCGATCGATTTCTATTTGGCAGGTGTCTACCGGCCAGTTGGTGACTCGGATTCCTAATGCCCATATCACTCAAACCCAAACAGCCATTCAGTTCACTACGGATGGACGCTATCTGCTCTCGTCTAGTTCCGATCGCACGCTCCAGCTTTGGCAATTATTGCCCCAAGCGAACCATAAACTAACGGTAGAAAAAGCCGCAACGTTGACCCATCCCACAACCATCAATCATGCCGTGATTAGTCCTTCTGGTCAGTGGGTGGCAATCGCTGATATGAAGGGAGAGGCACATCTTTGGAACATTGCTACTGGACACCAGGTGAAGACACTAAAACCTCCTGATGCTTCACCAACATCCCAGCTTCCAGTTCCCATTACTCAGCTACAATTTAGCCCTACCGAATCTATCTTAGCGATAGCGGACGCTGATTATCGTCTTCAACTTTGGAATTTGAACTCTGGAAAATTGTGGCACACTCTTACACCTGTCCATGGTTCTGATACCGTAACTAATTCTAGGATTGAAACTGCACTTGAAGCGGCGAATAAACCAGAAATAACTCCTGCACTCCAGGCTCCTAGAGATTTACTGAGCTTTAATCCTACTGGAACCATATTGGCGACAGCAAAACCTAATACAGCAAAACCTAGCGATTCTCATAGTGTTTATCTATGGAATACACAAACAGGAGAGAGAATCGGTACCTTACCAGGGCACAACAAGCCTGTAGAAGCACTGCAATTTAGCCCAGACGGAACCTACATTGCTACAGCGAGTGCTGATGGTCTAGTGCGGTTGTGGGCAGCCGAAACAGGCGGAGAATTACCGACCATTCAGTTGCCAGACGCAGCCATTGAATGGGCAACATTTCTGGAAAATGCACCTGCGTCCATACAACCCGTTTCTACTACCCCCTTTTCATCGCCAACCGCCCTATTGCCGCCTAAAAATCAGAACTTATTGGATCAGAAAGCGTCTCACAATGATTCAATCCTCGCATCTCATTCGGCTATTTTGAGCAATCGTGAAGTTGGTCAATTCAATCAACCACTTTCTCCAGACAAGGTGGTCAAAGCAGAGAAAGCACTAGTGAATTTGGTTACAGTGTCTGCTTCAGGGCGACTGCAACGGTGGCAAATAGTTGCTGACCCGTTGGTCTTGTCACCACCTGCTCAATTTGCAAATTCGATCGTTGCGACAACCACTGCGCCATCACAAGGCTTTGGGCAGCAAGTTCTGGCACTTTTAACTCGCCCCTTTCACGGGTTTGCAATCACTTCTCATCAAACTATTGGTTCTATACCAGCCAAGATTTCTACGACAGGCGCTCCACCTTCCACTGATCCACGCCAATCGTCCCCACCAATTACTACGGCTTCAATGGCACACTCGATGCACACCGTTACATCTATTCAGATAGCACCTAACGCCCAGCAATCGTTGAGCAGCGTCACGCTAAGTGCTGATGGACGCCTACTAGCCACTGCTACTCCGGAAGGATGGATTGAAATTTTTCAGATTGAAGCCAATCAGTCCACCACACTACTGCATCGCATTCAGAATCGGCGAATGTTTCCTGACCGTAACTCAAGGCTGGACACAGTCACCTTAGAGTCCATCCCAACCCTGCAATTCACTAGCTTCGAGCCTACCTCCGCTCCTTCGTTGCCAGCACCCACGCGATCGCTTGCCGCCCCATCACCATCACTAGAGCCGATTACCCTACGACACCTTTCGTTTAGTTCAGACAATCGATTTTTGTTGGGTCTTGCCGATGATTTTACCGTGCGGTTGTGGGACGTGCAGTCGGGGCGATCGCTGCACATTTGGCAGGGGCATCAAGCGACGGTGCAACAAGCGCGGTTTAGTCCAGACGGACAGTGGGTCGCGTCCGCAAGTTGGGATCAAACTGTGCGAATTTGGCATGTTTCATCAGGAAGGTTACAAAAAACAATTCCCCATCCTGATTCGGTTAGCAGTGTCAGTTTTAGTGCAGATAGTCAGCAACTTGTCAGTGCGAGTTGGGATGGTATCGCTCGCGTGTTTGACGTTCGCACTGGAGAACAACAGCTTTCATTGAATGGACATCAACCAGCGCTGTTGGACGCTGCATTTAGTCCAGATGGAACCCTGATTGCAACGGCGAGTGCGAGTGGCATCGCTCAACTGTGGAGTGCTCAGACAGGCTTAATACAAGCTGAATTGATGCCTAATCGTTCTGGTGCAGAGGCTGCATCCATTTCACAGGTGTTTTTCAGCCCTGATAGTCAATACCTAGCCACGTTAACCAAAGATGGAAAAGTGCATCTGTGGGCAGCTACGTGGGAAATGCTGTTGAAACTGGCCCGCGATCGCAGCTTGCGGCAACTCAGCCAAGATGAATGCAATCGGTATCTAAAATTAACGCCTGAGGAGTGCCCGGCATTGGTGTTGGGAAGTCGTTAG